Part of the Halomarina litorea genome is shown below.
GGGCTACGCGCCGGCGGCGACCGTCGAGAAGCGCCGCGAACAGTACGCCCTCGACGGCCTCACCGTCGTCCTCGACCGCGTGACCGACCTCGGGGAGTTCGTGGAGGTCGAAGTCGAGAGCGAGGACGTGGATGCGGCCCGCGAGGCGGTGTTCGCCTGTCTCGACCGACTCGGACTGGACCCCGACGAGCAGATTCGCACCTCCTACCTCGGGATGCTGCTCGCTGATTCCCCACAGTAATCAATCTCGGGGCGAAAGTTTCCGTAAGTTATACCCCCGGTCGGGGTGAACCGGGGTCAATGACCGACCGGAACATCCGCGTGGAGCCGATGGCGGGCCTCGCCGTCGAGGACCAGGAGGTAGAGATCGTCGAACGAAAGGGGCTGGGCCATCCCGACTCCATCTGCGACGGCATCGCCGAACACGTCTCGCAGGCGCTCGCCCGCGCGTACCTCGACCGCGTGGGGCAGGTGCTGCACTACAACACCGACGAGACGCAACTCGTCGCCGGGTCGTCCGCCCCGGCGTTCGGCGGTGGCGAGACGACCGAACCCGTCTACCTCCTCATCGTCGGCCGCGCCACGAAGGAGTACGAGGGGACGCGCATCCCCACGGAGACCATCGCGCTCCGGGCGGCCCGCGAGTACTTCGGCGAGCACTTCCCCGAACTCGACTTCGGGACGGACATCGTCGTGGACGTCCGCCTCGGCGAGGGCAGCGGCGACCTGAAGGGCGTCTTCGGCGAGGGCGGCGCGCGCGTCCCCATGGCCAACGACACCTCCTTCGGCGTCGGCCACGCCCCCCTCACGGAAACCGAAGAGATCGTCCTCAACACCGAGCGCAGCCTCAACGGCGAGTACGCCGCTGACCACCCCGAACTCGGGCAGGACATCAAGGTGATGGGCAAGCGCGAGGGCGACCACATCGACGTGACCGTCGCGGCCGCCATGGTGGACTCGTACGTCGCCGACCTCGCGGAGTACCGCGAGGCCGTCGAGTCCGTCCGCGAGTACGTCGCCGGCCTCGCGACGGACTACACCGACCGGGACGTCGCCGTCCACGTCAACACCGCCGACGACTACGACGAGGGGGCCATCTACCTGACCACGACCGGCACGTCCGCCGAACAGGGCGACGACGGCTCGGTCGGGCGCGGGAACCGCGCCAACGGTCTCATCACGCCCAACCGCTCGATGAGCATGGAGGCAACCAGCGGGAAGAACCCCGTCAACCACATCGGGAAGATCTACAACCTGCTCTCGACGCACATCGCCGAGGCCGTCGTGAGCGAGGTGACGGGCATCCGCGAGATTCGCATCCGCCTCCTGAGTCAGATCGGCCAGCCCATCGACGACCCGCACGTCGCGGACGCCACCCTCGTCACCGAGGAGGGCGTCACCGTCGCCGACATCGAGGACGAGGTGTCCGCCATCATCGACCGCGAACTCGCGGACGTGACGGGCATCACCGAGCGCGTCATCGAGGGCGAACTCACGACCTTCTGAACTGCCGGCCGACCCCTCCGAGACCGCCCCGCGATCGCCGGCCGGTCGAACGAAACCGCTTTGCCTCGCCCTCGTCCACCCTCTGCCATGACGCGGGTCTGTCTCGTCGGCACCGAGGACTGCGACCTCAGATACGAGTTGCTCTCCCGGGAGACGGCCCGCGACGCGCTGGCGACGTACACGCTCGACCGACCCTTCGAGAACAGCGTCTGCGTCGACACCATCAGCCTCGGGGCGGCCGTCGCCCTGCTCAACGACCTCAACTGGTACCTCGTGCGGTTCGTCGAGACGGCGCTGGTCCTCGAACCGTCCGTCAGCGAGGGCGAGTGGCTCTCCCGCAGACTCGCGACGGCCGTCCGCGAGGGGGAGGTGTCCCCGGCGGAGTCCGACCGCTACCTGACGGTGTACGGCGTCGAGCGAGTCGACGACCCCGGGGACGCCGATGACGGCGGGGACGCCGACTCGGAGCCGCCCCCGACTGGTCGGACCGCGACGCGGCGACTCGTCGAACCGATGTACGTCGCCCGAACGGGGCGACAGCTCCCGGAGTACGACCTGCGAGACGTCGAGGAGACGCTGGTGGTGCGCGTCACGGAAGACGAGTTCGGCGGCTGACGCTGACGGTCCTCACCGTCAAACGAGTCTGCGGTGGGCCACCGACCCCGCGAGCGCGACCACCGCGAACGCGAACGTGACCATCGCGAGGCGCGTCGTCGTCAGCGCCCCCTGCGCGCCGAGGACGCCTAGCGCGACGCCGAGGAGGACGACGCCCGTGGCGGCGATGACCGTTCGGGGTCCGGTCCACCGTGAGCGACTGTAGTCCATGACCGACGGTTCGACTCCACACGTAGGTGTCTTTCCCACCGGGCGGACGTTGCCGCAGTCTTCATCTCGGGACCCACCGTCTCCGGTGTATGTCCGCGACCCCCGCCGTCGACCGCCGGTCCGTCGTCCTCGGCAACGGCATCGACTGCCGCCTGCACTACCGCGTGGCGACGCCCCGCGAGGATACCGAGGGCACGCCGGTCGTCCTCCTGCACGGCGGCGGCATCGACGAGGCGTCCCTCTCGTGGCGAGACGTCCTGCGCCCGCTGGCCGCCGAAACGGGCCGGCGAGTCTACGCCCTCGACTGGCCCGGCTACGGCGGGAGCGACCCGCCCACCGACGACCCGACGACCGAGTACTACATCGGCGTCCTCGACGCGTTCCTCGACTCGGTGGGCGTCGACCGCTGTGCGCTGGTCGGCATCTCGATGGGCGGCGGCGTGGCCATCGGGTCCGCGCTGGCGACCCCCGGCCGGGTGACGCGCCTCGTCGCCGTCGACAGCTACGGGCTGGGCGGGACGGTCCCGGGCGGTCCGCTGGGTGCGCTGTTCACTCGCCTCCCGTTCGCCGCACTCGCCTGGCGCGCCCTCCGCCGGAGTCGGCTGGCGGCTTCCCTCGCCGTCCGGGGAATCGTCGGCCCGGGCAACGCGACGCCCGAACTCGTCGCGGACCTGCGGCGGGCGCTCGACAGGCCCGACGCGGGGCGGGCGTTCGAGGGGTTCCAGCGCAGCGAGGTGGGGATCGGCGGACTGCGGACGAACTACCTCGACCGCCTCCCAGCGCTCTCGACGCCGACGCTGTTCGTCCACGGCGAGCACGACCCGCTGGTCCCCGTCTCGTGGGCGGTGCGCGCGACGGTGCTGGCTCCCGACGCCACCCTCCGCGTCCTCGGGGGGTGCGGCCACTGGCCGCCGCGGGAGGCACCCGACCGGTTCCTCGGGTGTGTCGTCCCCTTCCTCGGCGAGTGAGCGGAGCGCCGACGCCAGAGGGGAAGTGTTTACTCAGAGCGCCGGGCACTCAGGTGTATGGAACTGGGGTCCGCCGACGCGTTCGACCGGATGGGGACGCTCGGCATCGAGGAGGAGTTCTTCGTCGTCGACGGGGAGGGTCGCCCCACCGCCGGTACGGACGAACTCGTGTACGGGTCGGACCCCCCCGACCTGCTGGTCGACCGGTTGGACCACGAACTGTTCAAGTTCGTCGTCGAGACGCAGACGCCCCTCATCGAGCGACCCGGCGACGCCCGCGACGCGTTGCTGGACGTGCGGGCGGCGCTGGTCGACCACGCGGCGGACCACGGCCTCGGCATCGCCGCCGCGGGCCTCCACCCCGCGGCGAAGTGGCGCGAACTCGACCACGCCGAGAAGCCCCGCTACCGGACCCAACTGGAGCGCATCCAGTACCCCCAGCACCGCAACACGACCGCGGGCCTCCACGTCCACGTCGGCGTGGACGACGCCGAGAAGGCGACGTGGGTGGCGAACGAACTCCGGTGGCACCTGCCGGTCGTGCTCGCGCTGTCGGCGAACTCGCCGTTCTGGAACGGCTTCGACACGGGGCTGGCGTCGGCGCGCGCCAAGATATTCGAGGCGCTCCCGAACACCGGGATGCCGACGACGTTCACCTCCTTCGCGGACTACCAGCGCCTCGAACGCCTGATGGTGGAGACGGAGTCCATCAGCGACCGGGGTGAACTCTGGTACGACGTGCGCCCGCACACCGGCCACGGAACCGTCGAGGTGCGCACGCCGGACGCCCAGACCGACCCCGACCGGGTGCTCGCGTTCGTCGAGTACGTCCACGCGCTGGTCGTCGACTACGCCGAACGCTACGAGGACTGTTCGGACCCGTGGGCCGACCGGAACACCGACGGCCACCGGCGCGAGACGCTCGACGAGAACAAGTGGCGGGCGACCCGGTGGGGCCGGGAGGCGTCGTTCATCGACCGCGAGTGCGAGTCGACGGTCGACCTCGCTACCGTCGTCGACCGGGAGGCCGACCGCCTCGGCGTCACCGGAATCCGCGAGGTGTACGACGCGGAGAGCGGCACCGCGATACAGCGCCGTCTGCGCGAGGAGGTAGGTCTCGACGCGCTCTGTTCGCACCTGCGACTCTGACCGTCCCCCGCACTACGCCTCGTCGCCGTCCCCGTCTCCACGTCCGTCTGCTCCGACGTCGGGGACCTGCGAGGTGACCGCGTCGAGGTCGGCGGGGTCGACCGTCGCCTCCGCGACCGACGCCTCGGCGTCGAAGCGCACGAGTGACGCGGTTTCGAGTGCCGGCAGGTGGCAGTGGAGGACCGTGGCGGCCGCGGCCGTCTCGGGGTCGTCCGGCCCGCTGGCCCGCGAGGAGGCATCGTGGTCGACGAGGACCTCGGCGAGGTCCGTGACGTCGACCGGTCCGTCGGCCGCACAGAGGTGTTCGAGGACGCCCCGGCGGTCCTCGTCTGCAATCGCCCGCAGGAGGCGGTCAGTCTCGGCGGACGAATCGGTGATGTCTGTGTCACTGAGTCTCATGTCGTGTCTCCCCCGTGGCCGCCGCTCCATCGGCCCGCGTCGGTCGCCACGGGCGGTTCGGCGGCGGTAGGAAATCGCCGCCCACCGACGAGATATTTACTACGACAGGGCACTAGTAATTATATGTTTCGGCGGCGTGCGGCGCCGAGGGCCGTTCTCCACGAGCGGATGTCCATAAATTTAACTCGGGGTGCTTCATCCTCCTACAGGATGGGTTTGAACGACGACGGAGTGCCGTCGGAGACGGACGGCCGTTCGCCGATTCGGTCGGAGGAGTTCCGGCCGGGAGCGACGGACCCGCTACACGTCGTCACCGACCTCCTCGCGAGCGAACTCGAGTCGTCGCCGCTCGAGTTGAACCCGCCGCTCGGTCGGGTGGTCGACTGGGACGCCGTCGTCACGCTGCTCGGCCGGTCGGGCGAGACCGGCACCGTCGAGTTCGTCCGGTTCACCTACGGCGACTACGAGGTGGAGATTCGCGGGTCCGGGTCGGTCTTCCTGTTCCAGAACTCGGAGTGACGGCCCCGTGACGGTCGGTGCCGGGACGAAAGCTGTGTTTCTCTGCACCCACACAGGTCGGACCCCGTGATCCGTCGATATCGCCGTCAGCACTCCTGTCCCGGTCTGTCCGTACCGCTCAGCACGCCGCGAAGCAAGGGTTTTTATTTGACAAATCCTTGGCTCCGGCTACGATTAGCATGTCCACGGACGAAACACCCGACGACCTCGGTGAGGACACCGAGAGCCCAGACCAGCGGTCGGTCCGTGACCGACTCGAAGCCGAGACCGACCGGGCGGTCGAGAGCCTCGACGACGGTCTCGTCGACCTGCTCGCGTGGGTCCTCGACACCGAGACCCGTGCTCGCATCTACATCTACCTCCGTGAGAATCCCGCCGCGACGAGCAACGAGATCGCCGAGGGGACCGGCCTCTACCCGAGTACGGTCCGGGAAGCGCTCGCCGAACTGAACGGCGAGGGGAAAGTCACCCGGAGCAAGCGCGAGTCCAGCGGTGCTGGGAACAACCCCTACGAGTACGTCGCCATCCCGCCGGGCGACCTCGTCGCGGACATCGTCGGGGAGATTCAAGAGGAACTGAACACGGTGTTCAACCTCGACGACCGCCTCGCCGACCGGACGAGCGAGGAGCGCCCGGTCAGAATCACGGTCGAACGCCCCGTCGAGAACGCGGCGGAGTCGGACGACGACTGACCTGCAGACGGAGAGCCGAAGGCATAAGCCACGGGACGCCGTGTCCCGAGGTATGCAAGTCGCGCTCGGGGGGACGTTCGACCCGGTGCACGACGGTCATCGGGCACTGTTCGAGCGAGCGTTCGAACTCGGAGACGTCACGGTCGGACTGACGAGCGACGACCTCGCGCCGAAGACGCGCAACGAGGCGCGTGCGGTCGTTCCCTTCGAGCGACGCAAGGAACGCCTCGAGTCCGAACTCCGGCCCATCGCGGAGCGACACGGCCGCGAGTTCGAGGTCCGTCGACTGGACGAACCGACCGGCATCGCCACGGAACCCCAGTTCGACTACCTCATCGTCTCGCCCGAAACCGTCGAGGGAGCACAGCGAGTGAACGACATCCGCGAGGAGAGCGGGGCCGACCCTCTCGAAATCGTCGTCGTCAATCACGTCCCCGCCGAGGACGGGGACCGCATCTCCTCGACGCGCATCGTCCGCGGCGAGATAGACGAACACGGCAATCTCACGCCCGAGGCCACCGGCCGCCCCTCGCCCGGCGGGAACTGAGCGCTTCGCGGCGTCACCCGAACAGGCGGGCGCGGACGGTTCGAAGCGTCCACCGGGCGATACTCGGGACCTGTCGGAGGAACCCCAGCCCCGTCACGCCCAGTTGCTTCCTGAAGTCGGCCGTGTCGTAGTAGAGGTGTTCCTCGCGCATCTTCCCGTCCTCGTAGCGAATCACCGCGGTGCCGTCTACGGCGACGCGGCGACCGGTCGGCGAGAGCGGGCCGTACGCACCGTCGAAGGTGCCCGTCGTCGTGTAGTACGTCATCACCGTCTCCCCCTCGCCCAGACCGAGGCGGGGTTCGACGTGGAGGTCCGGGAACGCTCGGACCGAGTCACGGATGTGCCGTTCCAGCGCGTCACGGCCGCGAATCGGGTCCGGGGCCGCCGGGTCGTGGAGGACGTAGTCGCGGTGGACCAGTTCGGGGATGGCGGTGTACTCGCGCCCGTTCCACACCTCCTCGGCGAACCGGCGGGCGATATCGACTGCGGCGTCGGTGCTGGTGGGTGAGTGTCGCGAACTCATCCGTCCCGGTAGGCCATGTCAAAAGATAACCCTGTCTGGTGGACGGGTCGCTACCAGCCGGGTCGTTTCAGCCCCGCCTCCTCGATGAGGCCCTTCCAGCGTTGCTGGACAGAGAGTCTGGAGACGCCGACGGCGTCGGCCACGTCGCCCTGCGAGCGTCGGTCGCCCTCGATGAGCGCGCCGACGTAGAGGCTGGCCGCGAGGGAGGGTTTCTTCGAGCGTTCGGATTCGGGGACCGTCGAGAGGAACAGGTCGACCGCTCGCGAGCGAGCCGAAGACGCCAGTTCGAGGCGGTCGGCCGCCCGGTCGAGGTCGGCGAGCCACTGCTCGTTCTCGACCTGGTCACGGGCGCGGTACATGGCTCTCCGTTCCCGGGGAGCGTACATAAGCCCTCGCCGTGGGCCGAAAGTCGTCGGGCGGTAACGACAGGTTCTTCTGCCGGTTCACGGTACGTGTGGGTGCGCGTGGGTAGCCAAGCCAGGAAACGGCGCAGCGCTTAGGACGCTGTCTCTCAGGAGTCCGCCGGTTCAAATCCGGTCCCACGCACTTCCTTCGCGAACGACAGTGAGCGAGGAGTGCAACGGCCGGATTTGGAGCAGGGAGGTCCCGACAGGGTTCGACCGAGGTTCAAATCCGGTCCCACCCATGTTCTGTCCGAGCGAAGCGGGGACGAACAGCGGGCGGGGCGATTTGAGCCAGACGAGACGAGCGCCAGCGAGTCTCGGCGAGGTTCAAATTCCGGTCCCACGCACTCTGCGACGCGACTCACCACGAGAGCGTAGAGAGTGCCGAACTGCTTCAGGGTGCTTCCCAGTCCTCTTGGAGGTGTTCGTCCGCGACGACCCTGTCCCGGAACATGTCGATGATGTCCATGAACTCCCGCAGTTCCCGTTCGGGGACGCCGACCTGATACAGCGTGGTCTTGATTTCGGTGCGCACCACGTCGAACTCCAATTCGGTGACCTCCAGTTCCTCATGTGCCTCCTTCATGCCGCGGCCGGGGTAGACCGCCGGGTCGCCGGGCCGCCAGAGTACTCGATGGCCCACGCCGTCACGAGGTACTTGAACCCGGGGTTGGGGAACTCCTCGTGGAAGTCGCGGACCGCGGGGTTCTGGTTGGCGGTGTCGTTCTCGTACAGTCGGTCGACGAGGTCGTCGACCGCGCCCGCGATGCCGTAGACGCCGCCGAAGCGTTCGTACAGCGACTCGCCTTCGTACTCGACGATGCGGTCTTCGTCGCCCGCCTCCCCCATGCTGTACGTTATCCTTTTACTATTAATCATTTGACACAATTCTGAACGCTCGCTAACAGTAGTGCGTGAACGTGCAAACGAGACGATAGGGAGGTCGCTGGGGGAGCGAGCGCTCAATGAAGTCTACGGGTGCGGAGACGTTCGGCGGGGAGTGGGTACCGTCTCCGACGAGGGGGACTGGCGGTCGGGGCCGGCCCGTCGCTGTGCGGGGAACGACGTGGGAGAGGAGAGACGAGCGGGGTGGGGGAACACGGTGGAGCGGTCGGGTCGGGGTGAAGCTACTCCCAGGCGGGTCGGTCGAGCGCCTTGCCGCACGCCCGTCGGACGCGCTCTGCGCGCATGCCGTCGGTGGTGAGGACGAGTGCGCCGGTCGGCGAGTACTCGACGAGTCCTGCCTCGGCCATCGCCGGGAGGTGGTTCTCTTCCAGGTCGGCGTGGACGAGGCGGTGGGTCTCGTCGGTGGTGGACTCCCCTCGCTCCCACGCGGCCAGTCGTGCCACGAGGTCGTGGACCGGCACCGGGTGGAAGTGCCGGACGAGGTCGGAGAGGACGTACCGACGCCGGTGGTTCGAGAGCGCCGAGAAGACGTTGTCGAGTTCGCGCTCTCGCTCGGGCGGAGATGCTTCGCTCAGAGACTGGTTGATCATCGCCATCACCTGACACTGCGTGTTACAGACAATCAATCTCTACATTCGACATCACTACTGTTCATATCACTTCCGCCTTCCTGTCAATGAAATAAAATTTCCCCTCTGTGGGGTCGCACGCCGTCGGTCGCTCGTCAGTTCTTGTGCGTGAACAGCAACACGTCCCCCTCGTGTGCGCCGACACAGAGGTCGAGGAGGCGGTCGAGTTCGAGGCTGTCGTACTCCCCGCCGCAGACGACGAGGTCGTCGAACGGGCGGTCGCAGGCGGGACAGGCCACGCTCACCGTGTTGCGGTAGGTCCGCACGGTCCCGACCGTCGAGGTGGGAGTGAGCGAGGCGACGAGTTCGTCGAATTCGTCGTCGTCCATGCGCGAGGGGCGGTCCCGTAGCTGAAAGGTCTTTCCCACCGACCGGACGCCCTGAAATCGTGCGTGCACTCCTGCCGCGGCGCGCGTCAGACGAGCGCAAGACGCCCGGAAAGGTTTTTCATAGCTAGGGCAGAGATGCTATTTATGTCTGCTCTGGGGGATTTGCTCGAGGATATCATCGAGGGGGTCGACGCCGTGTTTCTCTTCTCGCCGACCACCTCCTACTACGAGCGGTTCGTGGAACTGGAGGACATTCCGGTGGTGGTCGTCGCCCCCGACAACGCCGTCGGCGCGGAACGACACGTCGAACTCCCCCTCGACTTCGCGGATGTGAAAGAGCGCATCCGCTTTGGCATCGAGGGCGGCATCGACCACGACTACATCGACGACGGGGCCATCGTCGCCTGCGCCACGCGCCTGTTCGACGACAGCGTCGACACCGTCACGCGCGTCAACGCCGGGGAGTTCGCCCGTTCGGGCGTCTACGGCCTGTTCGTCGCCTCGCGTGCGGACCCCGGCGTCATCCGGGACGTCCTCGACGTGACCATCGAACTGGGTAAGAAGGGCCAGAAGGGCAAGCAGGTGGGCGCGCTGTTCGTCGTCGGCGACGCGGGCAAGGTGATGAACAAGTCCCGGTCGCTGTCGTACAACCCCTTCGAGAAGTCCCACGTCCACGTCGGCGACCCCATCGTGAACGTGATGCTGAAGGAGTTCTCTCGCCTCGACGGCGCGTTCGTCATCTCGGACTCGGGCAAGATCGTCAGCGCCTACCGCTACCTCGAACCCTCCGCGGAGGGCACCGACATCCCGAAGGGCCTCGGCGCTCGCCACATGGCGGCGGCCGCCATCACGCGCGATACGAACGCCATCGCCATCGTCCTCTCGGAGAGCGACGGCCTCGTGCGGGCGTTCACGGGCGGGGAACTCATCCTCGAACTGGACCCGGAGGACTACTGATGCAGGTCAGCAGGTTCGCACAGGACGTCCTGCGGTTCGTCTCTGACTCGCTCGCGCCCCTGCTGGTCCTCGTCGTCGGCCTCATCGCCGGCTTCCTCGTCGGGCGCTTCGTGCGCCGACTGATGGTCACCATCGGCCTCCCGCGCGCCGTCGAGGGGACGACGTTCGAGCGCACCGCCCAGCGACTCGGCACCTCGACGGTGAGCTTCATCGCCACGCTCGTCACCCTGTTCATCTACCTCGCGACCATCGCGGCGGCCCTCGAACTCGCCGGTCTGCTGGAGACGCGCCTCTCGCTCATCGCCTTCGCGGGCTACCTCCCGCAGGTGTTCGCCGCCGTCCTCATCGTCATCGTCGGCCTCGTCGCCGGCGACAAGGCGGAGGTGGCGACCCGCGAGCGACTGGAGAGCGTCAAGCTCACCGAGGTGAACGTCCTCCCCCTCGCCGTCAAGTACAGCGTCTACTACATCGCGGCGCTCATCGCCCTCGCGGAACTGGGCCTCGCCATCGGCGCGTTGCTCGTCCTCCTCGGGGGGTACCTCTTCGCCGTCGTCGTCTTCGGCGGCCTCGCGCTGAAGGACGTCCTCGCCGCCGGCGCGTCGGGCGTCTACCTCCTGCTCACCCAGCCCTACGGCATCGGCGACGAGGTGCGCGTCGACGGCCACCGGGGCATCGTTCAGGAGGTGGACGTGTTCGTCACGACCATCGAGAGCGACACCGAGGAGTTCGTCCTCCCCAACCACCTCGTCTTCCGGTCGGGTATCGTCCGCTACCGCTGACCCGTCGAATCAGTCGTCGGGTCCTTCGACCCGCGAAACCTCCCGTGCGGGCACCCCCGCCACCGTCGTGTGTGCCGGCACGTCCGCCGCCACGAGCGAGTTCGCGGCCACCCGCGCCCCCTCGCCGATGTGGACGCCGGGGAGGACGATGGCCCCCGCGCCGACCATCGCGCGTTCGCCGACCACCACCTCCCCCGTCCGGTACTCCTCTTGCAGGAACTCGTGACAGAGGAGGGTCGCGTCGTAGCCGACGATGCAGTGGTCTCTCAGTACTACTAACTCCGGCCAGAACACGTCCGGCGTCGCCTCCAAGCCCCACGAGACGCCCTCACCGACGGTGACGCCCAGTCGCCGGAGCGCCCAGTTCTTCACCCGGAGGAAGGGCGCGAGGCGGGCGACGAGGACCAGCAGGTAGTTGAACACGATGCGCCCGAGGGACTTCGCCTCGGGCCAGTGCCACAGCGAGTTGCGCGGGCCGGGCGTGGGGTGGCTGGTGGTCCGGGCGTGGCGGCCACCGCCGTCGATGTCGTCGGTCACAGTCGCGATTCGGCGGGCGGGATTATGAAGCCGTCCGCCACGCCACCCGTCTCGGCTTCGACTGCCTCACCGCTCGACCGCCCAGAACCGGACGCTCTGGGGCACCTTCCAGAGCACGTCGGGCAGTCGCTGTCGGCGGGGTCGTTCTCCACTGGCGACTCTCGAACGGCCTGCGAAATCAGTATTCCCCAGGGGCGGTTCGTGGTAGCACGCCGGGGCGTCGGACGGCTACCCGCGCAGTTCCGCGACGTGGTCCAGACGGCGCTGGAGGAGGTCCTCGGTCCCGATGTCGTGCCTGACCCGGAGTCCGTCGCCGACGGCGGAGAGCGTCCCCTCCGCTATCTCCTCGGCCTCGGCGATGGTGTCGGCGACGCCGACGACGGCGAACGACCGCGAGGTGGTCGTGTAGATTCCGTCGTCGCGTTCGTCCACGCTGGCGTAGAACAGCAGCGCTTCCCCCACCGAGTCCTCGTCGACGCTCACCTTCACGCCCCCTTCGGGGTCCTCGGGGTAGCCGGCGGGGACGGCGTACTTGCACACCGTCGCCTCGGCACTGAAGACGAGTTCCGGGAGCGGTTCGCCCTCGCGGGCCGCCACGAGGACGTCCACGAGGTCCGTCTCGAGGACCGGGAGGGTGTTCATCGCCTCGGGGTCGCCGAAGCGGGCGTTGAACTCGACGACCTTCACGCCCTCGGCGGTGAGCATGAACTGGCCGTAGAGGACGCCCTTGTAGTCGTCGAGGGCGTCGACGGTGGCTTCGAGAATCGACACCGCCTCGCCGTAGTCCT
Proteins encoded:
- a CDS encoding mechanosensitive ion channel domain-containing protein codes for the protein MQVSRFAQDVLRFVSDSLAPLLVLVVGLIAGFLVGRFVRRLMVTIGLPRAVEGTTFERTAQRLGTSTVSFIATLVTLFIYLATIAAALELAGLLETRLSLIAFAGYLPQVFAAVLIVIVGLVAGDKAEVATRERLESVKLTEVNVLPLAVKYSVYYIAALIALAELGLAIGALLVLLGGYLFAVVVFGGLALKDVLAAGASGVYLLLTQPYGIGDEVRVDGHRGIVQEVDVFVTTIESDTEEFVLPNHLVFRSGIVRYR
- a CDS encoding acyltransferase, which translates into the protein MTDDIDGGGRHARTTSHPTPGPRNSLWHWPEAKSLGRIVFNYLLVLVARLAPFLRVKNWALRRLGVTVGEGVSWGLEATPDVFWPELVVLRDHCIVGYDATLLCHEFLQEEYRTGEVVVGERAMVGAGAIVLPGVHIGEGARVAANSLVAADVPAHTTVAGVPAREVSRVEGPDD